The following are encoded in a window of Lichenicola cladoniae genomic DNA:
- the nuoK gene encoding NADH-quinone oxidoreductase subunit NuoK, giving the protein MSSGLQAVGLGPFLTVGAILLVLGVFGIFLNRKNIIIIMMSIELILLAANLNLVAFSAALGDLSGQVFTLFSLTVAAAEAAIGLAIVTVYFRNRGSIQVEDVTLMKG; this is encoded by the coding sequence ATGTCGTCTGGGCTGCAAGCGGTCGGGCTGGGACCCTTCCTAACGGTGGGTGCGATTCTGCTGGTTCTAGGCGTGTTCGGGATCTTCCTGAACCGCAAGAACATCATAATCATCATGATGTCGATCGAGCTGATCCTGCTCGCCGCCAATCTCAACCTGGTGGCCTTCTCGGCGGCGCTCGGCGATCTGTCCGGGCAGGTCTTTACCCTGTTCTCGCTCACGGTTGCGGCTGCTGAGGCCGCGATCGGGCTTGCGATCGTCACCGTGTATTTCCGCAATCGTGGCTCGATCCAGGTCGAGGACGTGACACTGATGAAGGGCTGA
- a CDS encoding NADH-quinone oxidoreductase subunit J: protein MITQIAFYLFAAILVVSGVMVVSARNPVHAVLFLILAFFNAAGLFLIAGAEFLAMILVIVYVGAVAVLFLFVVMMLDVNFNQLREGLQRYTPVGAAVGVALFAELVFTIGGWKVIPAMHPVASGPGPAISNTEALGRLIYTDYVFLFQACGLVLLVAMIGAIVLTLRERPSARRQDVTLQHLRTPADTLEMMSLSIGDGVRDSGGFLRPHDGYGAVAAHGRGTAPEDHQADHHHGA from the coding sequence ATGATCACCCAGATCGCCTTCTACCTGTTCGCCGCGATCCTGGTCGTATCCGGGGTCATGGTGGTCAGTGCCCGCAATCCGGTTCATGCAGTGCTGTTCCTGATCCTCGCGTTCTTCAATGCGGCCGGGCTGTTCCTGATCGCAGGTGCAGAGTTCCTGGCGATGATCCTGGTCATCGTTTATGTCGGCGCGGTCGCGGTGCTGTTCCTGTTCGTCGTCATGATGCTGGACGTGAACTTCAACCAACTTCGCGAGGGGCTGCAGCGCTATACGCCGGTCGGTGCCGCAGTCGGCGTCGCCTTGTTCGCGGAGCTGGTGTTCACCATCGGTGGCTGGAAGGTCATCCCGGCGATGCATCCGGTCGCGTCCGGGCCGGGCCCGGCCATCAGCAACACCGAGGCACTCGGCCGGTTGATCTATACGGACTACGTGTTCCTGTTCCAGGCGTGCGGGCTGGTGTTGCTGGTGGCGATGATCGGGGCGATCGTGCTGACGCTGCGTGAACGGCCGTCGGCCCGGCGCCAGGATGTGACGCTGCAGCATCTCCGGACGCCAGCGGACACGCTCGAGATGATGTCGTTGTCGATCGGTGACGGGGTACGCGATAGCGGCGGCTTCCTTCGGCCGCACGACGGCTACGGGGCTGTTGCCGCACATGGCAGGGGCACAGCGCCGGAAGACCACCAAGCCGACCACCATCACGGAGCCTGA
- the nuoI gene encoding NADH-quinone oxidoreductase subunit NuoI — protein MAMLDRTARSFLMLELLGGMGVTLRAMFKPKATINYPYEKGHLSPRFRGEHALRRYPNGEERCIACKLCEAVCPAEAITIEAEPREDGSRRTTRYDIDMTKCIYCGLCEEACPVDAIVEGPNYEFATETREELMYNKDKLLSNGDRWETVLARRLEQDAPYR, from the coding sequence ATGGCCATGCTCGATCGGACTGCGCGCTCGTTCCTGATGCTGGAGCTGCTCGGCGGCATGGGCGTCACACTGCGTGCGATGTTCAAACCGAAAGCGACCATCAACTATCCTTATGAGAAAGGTCATCTGAGCCCGCGGTTCCGGGGCGAGCACGCGCTTCGCCGGTATCCGAACGGCGAGGAACGCTGCATAGCCTGCAAGCTGTGCGAAGCGGTCTGCCCGGCCGAGGCGATCACCATCGAGGCCGAGCCGCGAGAGGACGGGTCGCGTCGCACCACGCGCTACGATATCGACATGACCAAGTGCATCTATTGCGGCCTCTGCGAGGAGGCGTGTCCGGTGGATGCAATCGTCGAGGGACCGAACTACGAGTTCGCGACCGAGACGCGCGAGGAGCTGATGTACAACAAGGACAAGCTGCTCTCGAACGGCGATCGCTGGGAGACGGTGCTCGCTCGCCGTCTCGAGCAGGATGCACCCTATCGATGA
- the nuoH gene encoding NADH-quinone oxidoreductase subunit NuoH codes for MNEFLFHTIFGLVVLTVLECLAILVPLLMAVAYLVYGERKVLGAMQLRKGPNTVGPFGLFQTFADAIKMLTKETVIPSGANRVLYLLAPFLTFVLAMMAWAVIPTNNGWAIANINVGVLYLLGVSSLGVYGILIAGWASNSKYAFMGGLRSAAQMVSYEVSLGLVIVSIVLIVGSLNLNDIVLAQRHVWFALPMLPMFVIFFISSLAETNRAPFDLPEGESELVAGFFVEYSSLAFGLFFLGEYMNMILMSAMTSILFLGGWLPPIDIAPLNWVPGPIWLILKICFVLFMFVWVRATFPRYRYDQLMRLGWKVFLPFSLVWMILTAGFLMATGLLPGMPHNGVG; via the coding sequence GTGAACGAGTTCCTGTTCCATACGATCTTCGGCCTGGTCGTTCTGACCGTGCTGGAGTGCCTGGCGATCCTGGTGCCGCTGTTGATGGCGGTGGCGTATCTCGTCTATGGCGAGCGCAAGGTCCTCGGCGCGATGCAGCTCAGGAAAGGTCCGAACACGGTCGGGCCGTTCGGGCTGTTCCAGACCTTTGCCGACGCGATCAAGATGCTGACTAAGGAAACGGTGATTCCGTCCGGCGCCAACCGGGTGCTGTATCTGTTGGCACCGTTCCTGACGTTCGTGCTGGCGATGATGGCTTGGGCGGTGATCCCGACCAACAATGGCTGGGCGATCGCCAACATCAATGTCGGTGTCCTGTATCTGCTCGGAGTGTCCTCGCTTGGGGTGTACGGGATCCTGATCGCCGGCTGGGCCAGCAACTCGAAATACGCCTTCATGGGCGGCCTGCGTTCGGCGGCACAAATGGTATCCTACGAGGTGTCGCTCGGGCTGGTGATCGTCTCGATCGTGCTGATCGTGGGCAGCCTCAACCTGAACGACATCGTGCTGGCGCAGCGCCATGTCTGGTTCGCACTGCCGATGCTGCCGATGTTCGTGATCTTCTTCATCTCTTCCCTGGCCGAGACCAACCGGGCGCCGTTCGATCTGCCGGAAGGCGAGAGCGAACTCGTGGCCGGGTTCTTCGTGGAATATAGCTCGCTGGCATTCGGGCTGTTCTTCCTCGGCGAATACATGAACATGATCCTGATGTCGGCGATGACCAGCATCCTGTTCCTGGGCGGCTGGCTGCCGCCGATCGACATCGCACCGCTCAACTGGGTGCCCGGTCCGATCTGGCTGATCCTCAAGATCTGCTTCGTGCTGTTCATGTTCGTTTGGGTGCGTGCGACCTTTCCGCGGTATCGCTACGACCAGTTGATGCGTCTGGGCTGGAAAGTGTTCCTCCCGTTCTCGCTGGTCTGGATGATCCTGACCGCGGGTTTCCTCATGGCAACCGGGCTGCTGCCCGGCATGCCGCATAATGGTGTCGGCTGA
- the nuoG gene encoding NADH-quinone oxidoreductase subunit NuoG: MARVTVDGIQVEVANGSSVLQACEAAGKEIPRFCYHERLSIAGNCRMCLVEIEKAPKPVASCGYPVADGMVVKTDTEVVRRARRAVMEFLLINHPLDCPICDQGGECDLQDQAYSYGADHSRYAENKRAVQDKYLGPLVKTVMTRCIQCTRCIRFASEVAGVPELGATSRGENMEITTYVEKALTSELSGNLIDICPVGALTSKPYAFVARPWELKKTDSIDVMDATGVNIRIHARGPEVLRILPRTNDEVNEEWMADKGRFSFDGFKRRRLDRPWVRVHGKLHPASWQDAFVSIARRLEGVKGERIGAIAGDLCDAESMVALKDLMTALGSNNLDCRQDGAQYDVSRREFYTFNTGIVGIEEADALLLIGTNPRLEAPVINARIRKRWLAGNFPIGVIGAAGPDLTYDATMLGDRPSVLAGLLDGAIEFAEVLKNAKRPMIVVGQAALTRDDAGAVLAAVWTLAEQVGALKADWHGFNVLHHAAARVAALDLGFVPKSGSRSVAGMMSGGVEVLWLLGADEIGPARIGPDTFVIYQGHHGDAGAARADVILPGATYAEKSGTYVNTEGRVQRAFQAIFPPGEAREDWRILRAFSEVVGHKLPYDDIEGVRRRLAEVNPVFARQGLPRFGAVQLAGPAGDATAIGSAPFGSVIHDYYQTNAISRASPTMAECSRVYVHPVVQAAE, translated from the coding sequence ATGGCGCGGGTCACAGTGGACGGGATCCAGGTCGAGGTAGCGAACGGTTCGTCCGTGCTGCAGGCCTGCGAAGCTGCGGGCAAGGAAATCCCCCGCTTCTGCTATCACGAGCGGCTGTCGATCGCCGGCAACTGCCGCATGTGCCTGGTCGAGATCGAGAAGGCGCCGAAGCCGGTTGCATCGTGCGGCTACCCGGTCGCCGACGGCATGGTGGTCAAGACCGATACCGAGGTCGTGCGCCGTGCGCGCCGTGCGGTCATGGAATTCCTGCTGATCAACCATCCTCTGGATTGCCCGATCTGCGACCAGGGCGGCGAGTGCGACCTGCAGGACCAGGCCTATTCGTACGGTGCCGATCATTCGCGCTACGCCGAGAACAAGCGTGCGGTGCAGGACAAGTATCTCGGTCCGTTGGTCAAGACCGTGATGACGCGGTGCATCCAGTGCACGCGGTGCATCCGGTTCGCCTCCGAAGTGGCGGGGGTGCCGGAACTTGGTGCCACGTCGCGCGGCGAGAACATGGAAATCACCACGTACGTCGAGAAGGCGCTGACGTCGGAACTGTCCGGCAACCTGATCGACATCTGCCCGGTCGGCGCGCTGACGTCGAAGCCGTACGCATTCGTGGCGCGGCCGTGGGAGCTCAAAAAGACCGACAGCATCGACGTGATGGATGCGACGGGGGTCAATATCCGGATCCATGCCCGTGGACCGGAAGTCCTGCGTATCCTGCCGCGGACAAACGACGAGGTGAACGAGGAATGGATGGCCGACAAGGGCCGATTCTCGTTCGACGGGTTCAAGCGGCGCCGGCTGGACCGGCCGTGGGTGCGGGTGCATGGCAAGTTGCATCCGGCAAGCTGGCAGGATGCGTTCGTGTCGATCGCGCGGCGGCTCGAAGGCGTCAAGGGCGAGCGGATCGGGGCGATCGCCGGCGACCTTTGCGACGCCGAAAGCATGGTGGCGCTCAAGGACCTGATGACGGCACTTGGGTCCAATAACCTCGATTGCCGCCAGGATGGCGCGCAATACGACGTCTCCAGGCGCGAGTTCTACACGTTCAATACCGGGATCGTCGGGATCGAGGAGGCCGATGCGCTTCTGCTGATCGGCACCAATCCGCGTCTCGAGGCCCCCGTCATCAATGCCCGCATCCGCAAGCGCTGGCTGGCCGGAAACTTCCCGATCGGGGTGATCGGCGCGGCAGGACCTGACCTCACCTACGACGCGACCATGCTGGGCGACCGGCCATCGGTGCTCGCCGGTCTGCTCGACGGGGCGATCGAGTTCGCGGAGGTGCTGAAAAACGCCAAACGTCCGATGATCGTGGTCGGGCAGGCGGCGCTGACCCGCGACGATGCCGGAGCGGTGCTGGCGGCGGTCTGGACGCTGGCGGAGCAGGTCGGTGCGCTCAAGGCGGACTGGCACGGTTTCAATGTGCTGCATCATGCGGCGGCCCGCGTGGCGGCGCTCGATCTGGGCTTCGTGCCCAAGTCGGGCAGCCGGTCGGTTGCCGGGATGATGAGCGGCGGTGTCGAGGTTCTGTGGTTGCTCGGGGCAGATGAGATCGGGCCGGCCCGGATTGGGCCGGACACGTTCGTGATCTATCAGGGCCATCATGGCGATGCTGGCGCGGCCCGGGCGGACGTGATCCTGCCCGGTGCTACCTATGCCGAAAAATCAGGGACTTACGTGAATACCGAGGGTCGCGTCCAGCGCGCGTTCCAGGCGATCTTCCCGCCTGGCGAAGCGCGTGAGGACTGGCGTATCCTGCGGGCATTCTCCGAAGTGGTCGGGCACAAGCTTCCGTATGACGATATCGAGGGCGTGCGCCGGCGCCTGGCCGAGGTGAATCCGGTGTTCGCGCGCCAGGGCCTGCCGCGCTTCGGCGCGGTGCAACTTGCCGGCCCGGCCGGCGACGCGACGGCGATCGGATCGGCGCCATTCGGCAGCGTGATCCACGACTACTACCAGACCAATGCCATAAGCCGCGCCAGTCCGACGATGGCGGAATGCTCCCGGGTGTATGTCCATCCGGTCGTGCAGGCGGCGGAGTAG
- the nuoF gene encoding NADH-quinone oxidoreductase subunit NuoF, whose amino-acid sequence MLSDKDRIFTNIYGQNDWHLAGARVRGDWDGTTAILARGRDGIIAEMKASNLRGRGGAGFPTGLKWSFMPKVSDGRPSYLVINGDESEPGTCKDREILRHEPHKLIESALIASFAMGAHTAYIYVRGEYFNETSHLQIAIDEAYDAGLIGKNASGSGWDFDFFIHRGAGAYICGEETALLESLEGKKGLPRMKPPFPAAMGLYGCPTTVNNVESIAVASTILRRGGSWFSSLGRPNNAGTKLMSVSGHVNRPCVVEEELGMPMREIIERHAGGVRGGWDNLLAVIPGGCSVPVLPASTCATVLMDFDSLRAERSGLGTAGMIVMDQSTDIVRAIARFARFFKHESCGQCTPCREGTGWMMRVMYRMVEGRAEPEEIDMLEQVTRQVEGHTICALGDAAAWPIQGLIRHFRPVMEERIRWYKMAHGAATLAPTPDNLPVPMAAE is encoded by the coding sequence ATGCTGAGCGACAAGGACCGGATCTTTACCAACATCTACGGCCAGAACGACTGGCACCTCGCAGGCGCTCGTGTGCGCGGCGATTGGGACGGTACGACGGCTATCCTGGCGCGCGGCCGTGACGGGATCATTGCGGAGATGAAGGCGTCGAACCTGCGCGGCCGTGGCGGCGCCGGGTTCCCGACCGGTCTGAAATGGTCGTTCATGCCGAAGGTGTCGGACGGACGCCCGTCGTATCTCGTGATCAACGGCGACGAAAGCGAGCCTGGGACCTGCAAGGATCGCGAGATCCTGCGTCACGAACCGCACAAGCTGATCGAGAGCGCACTGATCGCCTCGTTCGCGATGGGAGCACACACCGCCTACATCTATGTGCGCGGCGAGTATTTCAACGAGACGAGCCATCTGCAGATCGCGATCGACGAAGCATACGACGCCGGCCTGATCGGCAAGAATGCAAGCGGCTCCGGCTGGGACTTCGACTTCTTTATTCACCGTGGTGCAGGCGCCTACATCTGCGGCGAGGAAACCGCGCTGCTGGAGAGCCTCGAGGGCAAGAAGGGCCTGCCGCGCATGAAGCCGCCGTTTCCGGCGGCGATGGGCTTGTACGGCTGCCCGACGACGGTCAACAACGTCGAGAGCATTGCTGTCGCGTCGACCATCCTGCGCCGCGGCGGTAGCTGGTTCTCGTCGCTGGGCCGTCCCAACAATGCCGGCACCAAGCTGATGTCGGTGTCCGGCCATGTGAATCGTCCATGCGTGGTCGAGGAAGAACTCGGCATGCCGATGCGCGAGATCATCGAGCGGCATGCGGGCGGTGTGCGTGGTGGCTGGGACAACCTGCTGGCGGTCATTCCCGGCGGTTGTTCGGTGCCGGTACTGCCTGCGTCCACCTGCGCCACGGTGCTGATGGATTTCGACAGTCTCCGTGCAGAACGATCGGGCCTCGGCACCGCCGGCATGATCGTGATGGACCAGTCCACCGACATCGTCAGGGCGATCGCCCGGTTCGCGCGCTTCTTCAAGCATGAGAGCTGCGGCCAGTGCACGCCGTGCCGGGAAGGCACCGGCTGGATGATGCGCGTGATGTACCGGATGGTTGAAGGTCGTGCCGAGCCCGAGGAAATCGACATGCTCGAGCAGGTGACCAGGCAGGTCGAGGGTCACACGATCTGTGCGCTCGGCGATGCGGCCGCCTGGCCGATCCAGGGGCTGATCAGGCACTTCCGTCCCGTGATGGAAGAGCGCATCAGGTGGTACAAGATGGCACATGGCGCGGCTACCCTCGCGCCGACGCCCGATAACCTGCCTGTTCCCATGGCGGCGGAGTAG
- a CDS encoding complex I 24 kDa subunit family protein has protein sequence MSGHFSAENIGHGQPGHAPRKAEGHQPTHFAFDEHSNSEIDVILARYPEGRQASGVIPLLYIVQNQMGRETGSAWVPRVAMDAVARRLSMPPIRVYEVATFYLMFNTKPIGRYHLQVCTNTPCWLRGSDDVVAACKTAGGVSGFGETSADGLFTMTEVECMGACANAPMMQVNDDYYEDLDGDRTRDLIDALKRGEKPERGPTIDRFNSAAFGGRTTLLDDLGDRSADGQPGNMPETV, from the coding sequence ATGTCTGGTCATTTTTCAGCCGAGAATATCGGCCACGGTCAACCGGGGCACGCGCCGCGCAAGGCTGAGGGCCATCAGCCGACGCACTTCGCGTTCGATGAACACAGCAATTCGGAAATTGACGTCATCCTTGCCCGGTATCCCGAGGGACGCCAGGCAAGCGGGGTGATTCCCCTGCTGTATATCGTCCAGAACCAGATGGGCCGGGAGACCGGTAGCGCCTGGGTGCCACGGGTTGCCATGGACGCGGTTGCGCGCCGGCTGTCGATGCCGCCGATCCGGGTCTATGAGGTTGCGACCTTCTACCTGATGTTCAACACCAAGCCGATCGGGCGCTACCACCTCCAGGTCTGCACCAATACCCCGTGCTGGCTGCGCGGATCGGACGACGTGGTCGCGGCCTGCAAGACGGCCGGCGGCGTGAGCGGATTCGGGGAAACCAGCGCGGACGGCTTGTTCACCATGACGGAAGTCGAATGCATGGGGGCGTGCGCGAACGCACCGATGATGCAGGTCAACGACGATTACTACGAAGATCTGGATGGCGACCGCACACGCGATCTGATCGACGCGCTAAAACGCGGCGAGAAACCGGAACGCGGTCCGACCATCGATCGCTTCAATTCGGCGGCCTTTGGCGGCCGTACGACATTGCTGGATGATCTGGGTGACCGGTCTGCCGATGGCCAGCCAGGCAACATGCCGGAAACGGTTTAA
- a CDS encoding NADH-quinone oxidoreductase subunit D, translating into MSDIILREDIPDTMQPDQAGDGRSVKTVEIDSHSLNFGPQHPSAHGVLRLVLEMDGEVVTRAVPHIGLLHRGTEKLIEYKTYMKALPYFDRLDYVSPMCEEQAFALATEKLLGIEPPDRAKWIRTMFAEITRVLNHLLSVTSFALDAGALTPALWGYEEREKLLEFYEAASGARFHANYFRPGGVARDLPLGLTDRIAAWATDFPKFIDTLESMLTNNRIWKQRTVGIGVFTSEQALDWGFSGPCLRASGVPWDLRRSQPYDMYDKVEFNVPVTRNGDCYDRYLIRVAEMRESVRIVEQCLAQMRPGPVKVQDTKISPPSRKDMKRSMEALIHHFKLFTEGYHVPPGATYTAVESPKGEFGVYLVADGSNQPYRCKIRSTGFAHLQALDELSRRHMLADTVAIIGSLDLVFGEIDR; encoded by the coding sequence ATGAGCGACATCATCCTGCGTGAAGACATCCCCGACACGATGCAGCCCGACCAGGCTGGCGACGGGCGCAGCGTCAAGACGGTCGAGATCGACAGCCATTCGTTGAATTTCGGTCCTCAGCATCCGTCTGCGCATGGCGTGCTGCGGCTGGTGCTGGAGATGGACGGCGAGGTCGTGACGCGGGCGGTGCCGCATATCGGCCTGCTGCATCGCGGGACTGAGAAGCTCATCGAATACAAGACGTACATGAAGGCGCTGCCGTATTTCGACCGGCTCGATTACGTGTCGCCGATGTGCGAGGAGCAGGCGTTCGCGCTTGCGACGGAGAAGCTGCTCGGCATCGAGCCGCCGGACCGGGCCAAGTGGATCCGGACGATGTTCGCCGAGATCACGCGCGTGCTTAACCATTTGCTGAGCGTCACGTCGTTCGCACTCGATGCGGGCGCGCTGACACCGGCACTCTGGGGCTATGAGGAACGCGAGAAGCTGCTCGAGTTCTACGAGGCTGCGTCCGGCGCACGGTTCCATGCCAACTATTTCCGCCCGGGTGGAGTCGCGCGCGATCTTCCGCTCGGACTGACGGATCGCATTGCCGCATGGGCGACGGATTTTCCTAAGTTCATCGACACGCTTGAATCCATGCTGACGAACAACCGGATCTGGAAGCAGCGGACGGTCGGCATCGGCGTGTTCACCTCGGAACAGGCGCTCGACTGGGGCTTCAGCGGTCCGTGCCTGAGAGCGTCCGGTGTTCCGTGGGACCTGCGTCGTTCGCAGCCCTACGACATGTATGACAAGGTCGAGTTCAACGTGCCCGTCACGCGAAACGGCGACTGCTATGACCGGTACCTGATCCGGGTTGCCGAGATGCGCGAGAGCGTGCGGATCGTCGAGCAGTGCCTGGCGCAGATGAGGCCGGGCCCGGTGAAGGTGCAGGACACCAAGATCTCTCCGCCGTCGCGCAAGGACATGAAGCGCTCGATGGAAGCCCTGATCCATCATTTTAAGCTGTTCACCGAGGGGTATCACGTGCCGCCGGGTGCGACGTACACCGCGGTCGAGAGCCCCAAGGGCGAATTCGGCGTGTATCTCGTGGCGGACGGCAGCAACCAGCCGTATCGGTGCAAGATCAGGTCGACGGGCTTCGCGCATCTGCAGGCGCTCGACGAGCTTTCCAGACGGCATATGCTGGCCGACACGGTCGCGATCATCGGGTCGCTCGATCTCGTGTTCGGCGAGATCGACAGGTAA
- a CDS encoding NADH-quinone oxidoreductase subunit C, producing the protein MVELAGRLGSLAVTLATGFTGIQSAGVEKGELVVRVERDSLVGLMTALRDDKRFAFQQMMDLCGVDFPEREERFDVVYNLLSVTLNQRCRVIVTTNETIPVPSVHTIWSAATWWERECYDLFGVLFSGQPDLRRILTDYGFEGHPLRKDFPLTGYVEVRYDVDRRAVIYEPVKLTQDFRNFDFVSPWEGMMTLPGDEKAHEGRQGIVAGPPGQARS; encoded by the coding sequence GTGGTTGAGCTTGCTGGGCGGCTGGGATCGCTCGCTGTCACGCTGGCGACCGGTTTCACGGGCATCCAGTCGGCAGGGGTCGAGAAAGGCGAGTTGGTCGTCCGTGTCGAACGCGACTCGCTGGTCGGCCTCATGACGGCGCTGCGGGACGACAAGCGGTTCGCTTTCCAGCAGATGATGGATCTGTGCGGAGTGGACTTTCCCGAGCGCGAAGAGCGGTTCGACGTGGTCTACAACCTTCTCTCGGTCACGCTGAACCAGCGTTGCCGGGTGATCGTCACCACCAATGAGACGATCCCCGTGCCGTCGGTGCACACGATCTGGTCGGCTGCCACCTGGTGGGAGCGCGAATGCTACGATCTGTTCGGCGTCCTGTTCTCCGGACAGCCGGACCTGCGCCGGATCCTCACCGACTATGGGTTCGAAGGGCATCCGTTGCGCAAGGACTTCCCGCTGACCGGATACGTCGAGGTTCGCTACGACGTGGATCGCCGGGCGGTGATCTATGAGCCGGTCAAGCTGACACAGGATTTCCGAAACTTCGATTTCGTGTCCCCCTGGGAAGGCATGATGACGCTGCCCGGGGACGAAAAAGCCCACGAGGGACGCCAGGGAATCGTAGCGGGTCCGCCGGGGCAGGCGCGTTCATGA
- a CDS encoding NuoB/complex I 20 kDa subunit family protein, which translates to MSAEHQHVAWNREALTPGPAQDAVIKGITGEITEKGFVVANVDKLVNWARTGSLWPLSFGLACCAVEMIHAFMPRYDLDRFGIIPRGSPRQADVMIVSGTLTNKMAPAMRRIYDQMAEPRWVISMGSCANGGGYYHYSYSVVRGCDRIVPVDVYVPGCPPTAEALVYGILQLQKKIRRTGTILRG; encoded by the coding sequence ATGTCGGCCGAACATCAGCATGTAGCCTGGAATCGCGAGGCCCTGACGCCGGGGCCGGCGCAAGACGCCGTGATCAAGGGCATCACCGGCGAAATCACCGAGAAGGGCTTTGTCGTCGCGAATGTCGACAAGCTGGTGAACTGGGCACGGACCGGTAGCTTGTGGCCGTTGTCGTTCGGCCTAGCCTGTTGCGCGGTCGAGATGATCCACGCGTTCATGCCGCGATACGATCTCGATCGTTTCGGCATCATTCCGCGTGGAAGCCCGCGGCAGGCCGACGTGATGATCGTGTCCGGCACGCTGACCAACAAGATGGCGCCGGCCATGCGTCGGATCTACGACCAGATGGCCGAGCCGCGTTGGGTGATCAGCATGGGAAGCTGCGCCAACGGCGGCGGCTACTACCATTACTCCTATTCGGTGGTCCGTGGCTGCGACCGGATCGTGCCGGTGGATGTCTACGTGCCGGGATGTCCGCCGACCGCGGAAGCCCTGGTCTACGGGATCCTGCAGTTGCAGAAGAAGATCAGACGGACGGGGACCATTCTGCGTGGTTGA
- the ndhC gene encoding NADH-quinone oxidoreductase subunit A, whose product MQTLLSDYFPIMVFVIIAAAISAAMLGGSLLAGRQNPYPEKVAAYECGFDAFDDARRRFDVRFYLVAILFIIFDLEIAFLFPWAVSLGHIGLFGFLSMLGFLGVLTVGFVYEWCKGALEWE is encoded by the coding sequence ATGCAGACCCTCTTGTCCGACTACTTTCCGATCATGGTGTTCGTCATAATCGCAGCTGCCATTTCGGCCGCGATGCTGGGTGGTTCGTTGCTCGCCGGGCGGCAGAACCCATACCCGGAAAAGGTTGCGGCCTACGAATGCGGCTTCGACGCGTTTGACGATGCCCGCCGCCGCTTCGACGTCCGCTTCTACCTGGTAGCGATCCTGTTCATCATCTTTGATCTGGAGATCGCATTCCTGTTTCCGTGGGCGGTCAGCCTGGGGCATATCGGGCTGTTCGGCTTCCTCTCCATGCTCGGCTTCCTCGGCGTGCTGACAGTGGGTTTCGTCTACGAGTGGTGCAAAGGCGCGCTGGAGTGGGAATGA
- a CDS encoding HU family DNA-binding protein: protein MEKPLNKQELISAVADEADLPKAKAGAVVDAVFAAIEKALRNKQEVRLVGFGTFVTAARKAAKGRNPRTGEEIDIPASTSVRFKAGKTLKDAVS, encoded by the coding sequence ATGGAGAAGCCCCTCAACAAGCAGGAGTTGATTTCTGCGGTCGCAGACGAGGCCGACCTGCCGAAGGCCAAGGCAGGCGCAGTCGTGGATGCCGTGTTCGCGGCGATCGAGAAGGCGCTGCGGAACAAGCAGGAAGTTCGGCTCGTCGGGTTCGGCACGTTCGTGACTGCGGCACGGAAGGCGGCAAAAGGCCGCAATCCGCGCACAGGGGAGGAGATCGATATCCCCGCCTCGACATCGGTCCGTTTCAAGGCGGGCAAGACCCTGAAGGACGCAGTGTCCTGA